The following nucleotide sequence is from Sphingomonas telluris.
GTATCCCCCCTTACCCATCTACGCATTACCCTCCACAGCCGGTTCGTTCAGACTCTAAAAAATGTAGCCGAACCGACGTCCCCCTGAGGTTGAGCCGACATGTCCGTATTGATTGGCCTGTCCGAACCACGACTCATAGGCATTGCTACCAAGATCGGTGACATCGAACTCAAACTTGCGCGGATTTTTGGTGCGCTTGAAATGGATTGCGCGTCCAGCGATCGGTTCTCCACCCTTCGTGGTCGTGGGCATTCCCAAACGGTATATTTCTACCCCGAAGCTGGTTGTCTTAGGAGTAAGTGGTCGCCCCGACCAAGACGTGTGGCCGTCCGTCAGGACATAGTCTCTCCGCTTTTTTGACGGCTTGCCAAAAAACGTTGCCAAGTGCCGGTTGAACTCGACCTGGTGTCTAGCAATGCCACTGGCTGCACCAACTTCCACAAACAGCTCTGACGCGAGGGACAAGTCCGAGCTGGGTTCGGTGGCTGCAAGCAACGCCGGATTCGTTTTGAAAGCGTCAAGTCTTGCCTCTGAGTAAGCAGCGAGCAATGGATCGGTCGCTGGCCGCAATAGCCCGGCAAACGCGCTCATCCACTCCTCTAATTGCTGACGCCTCTGCTTGGCGGGGTTGCCTGTAAGGTTTGCAATCGACGCAAGTTCTATGTTCTTTCCCTGCAGCCCGATCGCAGCTCCGGTGAGATTTGCCGATCCAATCATCCAGCAGTCGTTGAGATTCTTGGATTCAACGAACAGAAATTTTGGATGAAACACCGGCGGGGAGAACAGGGACTCGTATGTCACTTTCTTCTGCGGAGTGAAGAGCTTTGCGCTGGTGTTCGGGATGTCTCTAAGAATTCTTACCGCTTGGGGCTCCGTAATCCCCTGACTGATTCCAATCATGAGAGTCTTCTTGCACGCCAGCAGGCGAGCGTCCGACTGCAAGACGTTCCTCAAATGCATTGCACCCGAAAGCGAGACGAATGCGAACCCGCCAACAATTGATTTAAGATCGCTAAGGTCGGATCGGTCCAGCAACGCGGAAAAGAGGTCTGAATTGGCATTCCCCCCATGGGTCCATACTGCCATCGGATCCTGAGCCGACGGAGCCATCGTTAGACCCCGAACACCTTCATCACCTCGTCGCCGAAGTGGTTGATCACTTTCACCGCGATGCGACTGTTCGTCGGCCGCGGGAATGGGCGTGACGTGTCGCTGTAGAGCGTGCTCCAAGCCTCCTCGTCGATCTCTGAACGAAGGGCGGTCTTGAGGCTTTTGTATGGGTCGTTCGCGCCCAGGAAGTAGGCGTGGCGCACGAAGAAGCTCTCTTCGTTGTAATCCGTGTCCACGAACCACGCGGCAATACCGCGAGTGTCGTTGGAGCGAATATCGCCGGTGTTCGGATCGAACACATCGACACCATTCACCTTAACGCGGATCGTCTCGCCACCGTCGTCGAGCACGTTGATGTCAGGCTCACCGAACACCACAAACATATTGCCTTTGCCGGTATTCTTGAGCTCACCGGCCATGTGCATGTCAGGATTGATGCGCGCCTTGATGATTTTGAGCGAGCCAAGGCCATCGAACTCAGACGAGTGCGCGTCGAAGTTGAACGCACAGGCGATCACTACATCGAAGCGAGCATCGGCTGCTTCGCGAGCCGCAGCGACCAAGTCAGAGCGGCCAACCGTGCCGAACTCTGGACCGATGAAGATTCCTGCCCGGCGTTCGACGCCGGTGTCGCCCTCTGTGAAGCTCGCATCCGCACCTATCCAGTTGCCCGGCCATGGGTGCACGCTGTCGAATGTGATGCGGTCGCCCTTGTCGTGCTGGTGAACACCAGCCGTTTTGAGGTGCTCAATGACGATCTGCGCAAAATCGTTCTCGGGTGATTCCGTGCGAACGCGCTTGCCTTCGGCGGCATCGATTTCTTCGATCAGTTCGGCATCGCTCGCAGGCAGCACGCGGTGTGGCGAAAGGCTCTCAACGGTGAAGGGCCCAGCGACGCGTATACGGCTGTTATCGACGTAGGGGCGGTCGTAGAGCATTTCGACCTCTGCGCCCCTGACGATAGATTCATCGATCTCGCGTTGACGATCTGTCCGCGCCGTCCACCACGAGGTCAAATCGGCTTTCGCTTTGGGTGGCCAGGACTCTCCCGCGGCGCGTGGGACATCCCACTCCTCCCAGCTCTTATTGAGCGCCGCATTTAAAGATGCGCGCAGAGGCTCAAGCGCTTTTTGCCACTTCTCCCAAATCACATCGATTTCAGCATTGTTGGAAATCGATCTGAGCGTGACATGCGGCGCTCGCTCGTAAACAAATCCTTGGCGAATGTCGTTCGCGAAGACTCGATCTTCGGGCACGCGGCCGGACAACTGAGCTTCCTTCGCGGCGCCCTCACGGCTGTCGGCTAACTGATACCAAGGAAACCGCGCAGCCATGATCCGAGTTCGGGCCAGCGCTAACGCTACGCGGCTGGTGTCAATTGTGATCCACCGCCGTCCCCACTGCTCTGCAACATAAGCAGTTGTTCCCGATCCGCAGGTGGGATCCAAAACGAGATCGCCGGGATCGGTTGTCATGAGAATGCAGCGTTGGATGACAGCCTCTGAGGTCTGCACCACATACGTCTTGTCTGACGCTGAAAAGGTGTCCGTCCAGACGTCGGTGATTACCTCGGACGGTGCATCGCCAAAGAAGTAGCGCCAACGCAGACTGGTTGTCAGAGGCTGCAGCCGATCCGCCATAGCGAGGCGATTCATGCCGTCGAGATTCGTCTTCCAGCTCTTACCCTTGGGAGACGCAAACGTCCTACCAGCGAGAGTGTATGGAAACGTGCAAGACTGAGTGTAGCCTGACGAGGCCAGGTTTTGCGCCGTGAAGAATCTTTCAGCTGCAACGCCGTGCTCCTCGGCGCTCGTGCGAGAGATAGTGCGGCCGTCATCATCCAACGCCTGCGTGAACTCTGGATGTTCTGAAAGCAGCTTGGGCTTTTTCGCCTGCCGAAACTTCATGTGGTCTTTCGATTTCGAATACCAACAAATGAAATCGGTTGTTCGTGCAAGGTCAGACACACCCAACGGGCTCTTCACGCGGAAGGTGATCTGCGCAACGAACTGCTCAGTGCCAAACACTTCGTCCAATACCGCCCGCACGCGATGCACATTCTCATCGCCGATCTGCACAAAGATTGAGCCACTGTCGTGAAGCAGATCCCGCATTACCGTGAAGCGATCGCGGAGGTAGGCCAGGTATGAGTGGATGCCATCCTTCCAGGTATCGCGAAACGCTTTCACCTGTTCGGGCTCTCGGCTGATGTCCTGCTGCTTGCCGTCCTTCACGTCACGCGATTGCGTGGAAACCTGCCAGTTCGAGCCGAACTTGATGCCATAGGGTGGATCGAAATACACGCACTGCACCTTGCCGCGCAGGCTCTCACGCTCGGCAAGGCTCGCCATCACCTGCAGGCTGTCACCGAGGATCATACGGTTCGACCAGTGCAAATCGTGGGCGTAGAACTCCGCCTTCGCCTCAGGGTCCAGGCCGTTGAAGTCGGCAAACAGGTCCGGCGCGTCGCTCTCTGCTTCGCGGGTAGTATTACTGCGACGTTTGAGGTCGTCGATAATCGCCTTGGGGTGGACCTTCTCCTGAATGTAGAGCGGCGGCACTTGGACAATCAGGTCCGACCAGTCCTGCGTGTCCTTGCCGCGCCAGACGAGCTGCGCGTCGCCGATCTCGACTTCACCCGTCTCGGCGAGCTGCTTCATCTGATCCTTGCTGAGCCGGATGCGAGCGCCGTTCCAGATGATCTGCGGGTCGAGATCGGGGTCGCGGTCCCTCATTTCTCCCTCCGGCAGTGGCCGTGAGCGCTCGTAATGCACCGGCTCGCGTGGATCACGATCCTCCTCGCGAAGGAAGAAGCTCTCCATCTCCGCCGTCGGGATGTTGCGCCGCCGCGCCTCGTCATGCGTGAGCGTGCCGATCTGCTTCGGGCGGCTGCCTTGCCCGTTATTCCGCGCCATTACGATTGAGTCCTCTTCGTTCCCTTCCACACCATCGGTGCGATTTCGAATTCTCGTTCAAATTCCCGCAGGTCGTAAATTTGCACCTGGGGCTTGCTGAGTGCGTCAACGACCATCGCAAGCCGCCATTCCGAGGCTTCGCGGTAGCCGTGCTCATTAGCTGTCAGGAAGAAGCGGGCCTGTTTGCTCGCCGTCCCTTTCACTTCGACATGGAGGGTGCTGCCGTTCTTGTGTGTCGCTTCGAGGTCGAAGCCGACATTGTCATCCTCGCGTGACACA
It contains:
- a CDS encoding site-specific DNA-methyltransferase, translated to MARNNGQGSRPKQIGTLTHDEARRRNIPTAEMESFFLREEDRDPREPVHYERSRPLPEGEMRDRDPDLDPQIIWNGARIRLSKDQMKQLAETGEVEIGDAQLVWRGKDTQDWSDLIVQVPPLYIQEKVHPKAIIDDLKRRSNTTREAESDAPDLFADFNGLDPEAKAEFYAHDLHWSNRMILGDSLQVMASLAERESLRGKVQCVYFDPPYGIKFGSNWQVSTQSRDVKDGKQQDISREPEQVKAFRDTWKDGIHSYLAYLRDRFTVMRDLLHDSGSIFVQIGDENVHRVRAVLDEVFGTEQFVAQITFRVKSPLGVSDLARTTDFICWYSKSKDHMKFRQAKKPKLLSEHPEFTQALDDDGRTISRTSAEEHGVAAERFFTAQNLASSGYTQSCTFPYTLAGRTFASPKGKSWKTNLDGMNRLAMADRLQPLTTSLRWRYFFGDAPSEVITDVWTDTFSASDKTYVVQTSEAVIQRCILMTTDPGDLVLDPTCGSGTTAYVAEQWGRRWITIDTSRVALALARTRIMAARFPWYQLADSREGAAKEAQLSGRVPEDRVFANDIRQGFVYERAPHVTLRSISNNAEIDVIWEKWQKALEPLRASLNAALNKSWEEWDVPRAAGESWPPKAKADLTSWWTARTDRQREIDESIVRGAEVEMLYDRPYVDNSRIRVAGPFTVESLSPHRVLPASDAELIEEIDAAEGKRVRTESPENDFAQIVIEHLKTAGVHQHDKGDRITFDSVHPWPGNWIGADASFTEGDTGVERRAGIFIGPEFGTVGRSDLVAAAREAADARFDVVIACAFNFDAHSSEFDGLGSLKIIKARINPDMHMAGELKNTGKGNMFVVFGEPDINVLDDGGETIRVKVNGVDVFDPNTGDIRSNDTRGIAAWFVDTDYNEESFFVRHAYFLGANDPYKSLKTALRSEIDEEAWSTLYSDTSRPFPRPTNSRIAVKVINHFGDEVMKVFGV